The following is a genomic window from uncultured Draconibacterium sp..
TAACAATATAATCAACGCAGCCGGCTACTAGCGATTGTTCTTTTCATTGTTCAGAACATTAGCAGACTGTGCTATAATCGGCACCGAGTTGTTAATTGTTTTTATATTAAAAGTAGCACCTAACCCATTCATTACCGCCATTAATTCTTTGGAAGCTGTGCGTGTTTGCAGAACCGGAACTTGAAAAACTGGAACTCCTGTTTGAAAAATGCAGTGGAGAAAACTTTTTCAGAGAACTGGATAACTACAATCAGTTTTTCCATGGCATCTCCTGTTTAAAAGAAGAAGAACAGCTTATCATGGATGAAATCCTACAGCTACTGTTACAAAAACTAGAATTAGCCTGCTCTTGTATAAATGATAAAAATAAAGAAACGTGTTACTCCCTTGCGAACCAGGTATGAAAAGTCTCCTGTATCAGTTCTGATATAGGAAGTGCGACAGGTACTGGTACAAGAAGCAATACAGGAACAATTGTGGCTAATGTAGTACCCGGTAGCTTAATATAAATAAGTTACGGGGAATGATTAGCCGGTGGAGTTGAATCTATCGTCGTTACAAATTACTTGTTTCCCTTAACCGATCGCAAAGAATTAACAGGATTACTTGCCTTCCCGGGAATCCCAACCTGGTGTGTCAAATGATTTAAAATATCGTCTTCTGGCAGCTGATTTAACATGTTTATGGTTTTACTCTTTGTCTAAGGCCCGGATCAGCTCAATATCACTCATTATATACGTTTTTTTGAAGGTCAGATTCATTTTATTTAGTGATATTGAGCTTGTTTGCTGTTTTCTTTTTGTGTTCTGTTACCTAACTTTATTTCCATAAAAAGCCCCTTTCGAGGTAGGATAGCAAGTTTATGTTTTGGGCAGACCAAAACCCATGTTTAGCATCCCGTTGGTCTAAAAAATGGTAATAAAATATGGTACAATTTAACAAAGGCGGACGTCCACGAAAGTTGGATGGTGAGAAGATGAAATATAAGGTAACGGTAAAAATGTCGACCGTAGAATTTTACTCCTTAATTGGCAAATCGCAAGAAGCCGGAATTACCCAAAGTGAGTTTATCAGACAGTCAATAATGAGTATGACCGTCGTCCAACGCTTAACACCTGAATTAAATGCAGAAATAAGAAAACTTTCAGGAATGGGTAATAAACTGAATCAGATTGCACGTAAAGCCAATGCGCTTGGTTACGATCATATTCGGAGCGAATACCTGTTTTTAGCGCGTAAGATTGACCGAATCATAAACAAGATGCTATGATTGCCAAGATTACAACAGGTGGAGATTTTTCCGGGGAAGTAGAATATATACTTGATCCAAAGAAGGCGGCTGAATTGTTTATAGGAGTGGGTGTACGTTTGAAAAATACTCACTCGATTATAAAAAGTTTTACGGCTCAAACAGAACTTAATTTGCGGGTAGGCAAACCGGTAGGTCATATTTCCCTTGATTTCTCTGTTCAGGATAAAGCAAAATTAAGTAATACCTTTATGCTGAAAGTTGCAGATGATTACATGAATAGAATGGGAATTGTAAATACCCGGTTTATAATAGCCCGGCACTACGATAAGGAGCATCCCCATATACATATTGTTTTTAACAGGGTGAACAACCTGGGGAAAACCATTTCTAACAAAAACGATCGTTACCGTAGTGAAAAGATCTGCAAAGAACTTACACGAAAAAATGACCTGTATTTTGCAAAAGGAAAAGAAAATGTAAAAGTTCATAGACTCAAGGAGCCGGACAAAACAAAATATGAAATTTATTACAGCCTGAAAGAACTTATTCCCAAATGTAAAGACATGGATGAACTGGAAGCTAAGCTGAAAAAAGAGGGGATAATTTTCCACTATAAATACAGGGGGAATACAAATGTTGTCCAGGGGATTTCGTTTATTAAAAACAATTTAAGATTTAATGGTTCGAAAGTTGACCGAGAATTTAGTTACTCCAAAATAAAGTACCGGTTGGATCAGAATAAGGTGCAGGAATATTTTAAGGCATACAGAATTCATCCGATGATTATAACTTTCAACAGCTAATCAAAGCCGGGCTTCTTCTGGCATAGAAGGATGAAGAAAGACAAAGCAAAAAGGAATCATCTCAGAGAAGAAAAACACCAAAGAAAAAGAATAGAGGTTACAGGATGTAGAATAGATAGGTTTTCCCAAACCTTCAACAAATTGATTTCAATTCAGGCAAACGTCAAAAGCGTACGGCATAAACGCAGCCATCAAATTGACAAGAGTTTTGGAAGCGTTTGAATTCTTTGCTGCCAAGATATCTTCCTCAAACTTCTAAAGGAGACCTAGCATCAAAGTATTGGAAAAACATTTGCCAATTTACTGGCCTCCAGCGCTATCTTTCAGTCCATTTATTCCGCTTCCTTTTGCCAATTGCCTGAATTGGAAAGTCCTGGTGTTTACGATTTGGGATTAAGGGGTGGTTATTTTGTAGTTTTTATTTGTGCTCGCCGAAAGCTTGCCGGATTCGGTCAGGTGATGGTAGTCAAACAACTTGTTTAATGAATGAACGTTTTCATCTTCACATAGAAAATGTGATTTAATGGTTTCAGTAGTAATAAATTCTCTTTTGAGTTGAAGTTTCTGGTAGCACTCGACTAATTTAGACTGTACGAATTCCAGGTAGGTATTGAAAGATCTACTACCAGGAGCGTTACTTTTAAGCTTACCTTTAGCTGCATTCCAATGCTTGGTTTTGACAGTTTTCTTAAGCGAAATCTCCACTCTCTTTTTATTAACTGTAATTCTTGCATAGACTAAACTGTCAGTAGTTTTTCCCTTCCGTCTGCTAATGAATTGAATTCCAAATGATTGATTTGTTCTCATCTTTTCAGGTTTTTAATTAGTAATTCATTTTCGTTTGTTTTGAAGGCAAATGACCTACAAGAGAGTTGCTACTGGTATCGTTTTTCAATCATTTGTGAGCAAATTTCATGAAAAATTTTTCGCCTGTAACGATTTGTAAAACAGGGAACTAAGCCTTTCTGGTGAGCTGTAAATATAGGAAATATCTAAAACACACACCAGAACTCACCAGAAACTTGAAATTATTTGATTTGAATTGATTGAATAAAAATCAAAAAAGCCTGTAAATCAATCGATTTACAGGCTTTTGAATTCATTTGAATTCTGCTTTGGTTGACCCACCAGGGCTCGAACCTGGACTCTTCTGGACCAAAACCAGACGTGTTGCCAATTACACCATGGGTCAGTCCTTGATGTGTCTTTTTGTTAAAGACGCTGCAAAAGTATAAAAAAATTTTATTCTGCAATATCTGGTCAAAAAAAAAATAGCTCTTTCTAAAATTTACTTGCCTGCATTTCATTATTATGTTCGCAGCATTATTGTTTAAAAGCTTATATTTGCCTTTGTTCAAAAATAATATGCAGATCATGCAACACACAAAATTAATCAATAATATTCTTGGTTGGCTTGTTTTTATAGTCGCTTGTATAACTTATTTTGCTACTCTTGAACCCACTGTAAGCTGGTGGGATTGTGGAGAGTTTATTACAAGTGCTTTTAAACTGGAAGTGGGACACCCGCCGGGTGCGCCTACCTTTATGATTTTGGGGCGGATATTTACACTATTTGCTCCTGATGCCACTAAAGCCGCTGTTATGGTTAATTCGTTATCAGCCATTGCAAGTGCAGCAACAATCATGTTTTTATATTGGACGATTGTACATCTTGCCCGTAAACTTTTCGCAGAGGAAAAACTAAGTCCCGGCGAGCAAATTGCCGTGTGGGGTAGTGGTTTGGTTGGTGCACTGGCTTTTACGTTTACCGATTCATTTTGGTTTTCGGCAGTTGAAGGAGAAGTTTATGCACTGTCGTCGCTGTTTACGGCTATGGTATTTTGGGCCATTTTGAAATGGGAAAATGTGGCACATGAAAAATATGCAAACCGCTGGTTGGTACTTATTGCGTATTTAATGGGCTTGTCAATTGGGGTTCACTTGCTGAACCTGTTGGCGATTCCTGCCATCGGTATGGTTTATTATTTTAAAAAATACAAATTCTCG
Proteins encoded in this region:
- a CDS encoding Arm DNA-binding domain-containing protein gives rise to the protein MRTNQSFGIQFISRRKGKTTDSLVYARITVNKKRVEISLKKTVKTKHWNAAKGKLKSNAPGSRSFNTYLEFVQSKLVECYQKLQLKREFITTETIKSHFLCEDENVHSLNKLFDYHHLTESGKLSASTNKNYKITTP
- a CDS encoding relaxase/mobilization nuclease domain-containing protein; protein product: MIAKITTGGDFSGEVEYILDPKKAAELFIGVGVRLKNTHSIIKSFTAQTELNLRVGKPVGHISLDFSVQDKAKLSNTFMLKVADDYMNRMGIVNTRFIIARHYDKEHPHIHIVFNRVNNLGKTISNKNDRYRSEKICKELTRKNDLYFAKGKENVKVHRLKEPDKTKYEIYYSLKELIPKCKDMDELEAKLKKEGIIFHYKYRGNTNVVQGISFIKNNLRFNGSKVDREFSYSKIKYRLDQNKVQEYFKAYRIHPMIITFNS
- the mobC gene encoding plasmid mobilization relaxosome protein MobC — its product is MVQFNKGGRPRKLDGEKMKYKVTVKMSTVEFYSLIGKSQEAGITQSEFIRQSIMSMTVVQRLTPELNAEIRKLSGMGNKLNQIARKANALGYDHIRSEYLFLARKIDRIINKML